A stretch of the Aegilops tauschii subsp. strangulata cultivar AL8/78 chromosome 4, Aet v6.0, whole genome shotgun sequence genome encodes the following:
- the LOC109749086 gene encoding type IV inositol polyphosphate 5-phosphatase 7 isoform X2, with product MRDETPTKNRLSWSKTIVRKWFNIKTKAKDFHSDYGVEQVGMQWRTSFSERDVCKTKKSRTERLPRKNSDRDCRAGNGIDRAYITNTQDYRVFAGTWNVGGRSPSSHLNLEDWLHTSPAADIYVIGFQEIVPLNAGNVLLTEDNGPAKKWVSLVRKTLNNLDLQGSAGYNYHTPSPAPEPIAELNVDFERSSRRQKNSSFFHRRSFQSLGRSSRIDMMDPHSLVDRRFSVCDRISFGSRPSDVDTSMRCGGSSDDENMDEESPGGTFFSPMPCGYGAPLSTDDNNRRLVNSKYCLVASKQMVGVFLMVWVRSDIREHVKNLKVSCVGRGLMGYLGNKGSISISMSLHQTSFCFVCTHLTSGQKDGDELRRNADVVEILRKTRFPHAHGARDEKWPETILDHDRIIWLGDLNYRIALSYRSVKALVEMHNWKQLLEKDQLRIEQRFGRVFAGWKEGRIYFPPTYKYSYNSDRYAGDDMHPNEKRRTPAWCDRILWYGRGLNQLCYVRGESRFSDHRPVYSIFTAEVKLPSQAQFGSFTRSSSLMGVDELPYPTYPRSYTDINFY from the exons ATGAGAGATGAGACTCCAACCAAGAACAGG CTGTCCTGGTCCAAGACCATCGTTAGGAAGTGGTTCAACATCAAAACAAAGGCCAAGGACTTCCATTCGGATTATGGAGTCGAACAAG TGGGGATGCAGTGGAGGACCAGCTTCTCAGAGAGGGATGTATGCAAGACCAAGAAGAGCAGAACAG AGAGGTTGCCCAGGAAGAACTCCGATCGAGACTGTCGAGCAGGAAACGGGATCGACCGCGCCTACATCACAAACACGCAGGACTACAG GGTCTTTGCTGGTACATGGAATGTGGGAGGAAGGTCACCATCCAGTCATCTGAACCTGGAGGACTGGCTCCATACTTCTCCTGCTGCTGATATATACGTCATTGG GTTTCAGGAAATTGTTCCTTTGAATGCTGGCAACGTCCTGTTGACCGAAGACAACGGTCCAGCCAAAAAGTGGGTTTCTCTTGTGAGAAAGACGCTAAATAATCTAGATCTCCAGGGCTCTGCTGGGTACAACTACCATACCCCGTCGCCGGCTCCGGAACCTATCGCGGAGCTTAATGTTGATTTCGAGAGATCATCGAGGAGGCAAAAGAACTCTTCGTTCTTCCATCGGCGTTCATTTCAGTCCTTGGGTCGAAGCTCAAGAATTGACATGATGGATCCACACTCCCTAGTGGACCGACGGTTCAGTGTTTGTGACCGGATTAGCTTTGGGAGCAGGCCGAGCGATGTTGACACCAGTATGAGGTGCGGTGGGTCCTCTGATGATGAGAATATGGACGAGGAATCACCTGGTGGCACCTTCTTCTCACCAATGCCATGTGGATATGGTGCTCCACTATCAACAGATGACAATAACAGACGGTTGGTAAACTCCAA GTATTGCTTAGTTGCTAGCAAGCAAATGGTTGGGGTTTTCCTAATGGTATGGGTGCGGAGTGACATAAGGGAGCATGTGAAGAACTTGAAGGTGTCATGTGTTGGAAGAGGCTTGATGGGATATCTTGGAAATAAG GGATCGATATCAATTAGCATGTCTCTGCATCAGACAAGCTTCTGCTTTGTTTGCACACACTTGACATCAGGTCAAAAAGATGGCGATGAACTTAGAAGAAATGCGGACGTGGTGGAAATATTGAGGAAAACCAGATTCCCACATGCTCATGGTGCACGCGACGAGAAGTGGCCAGAGACAATCCTTGACCATGA TCGAATAATATGGCTCGGGGATCTGAATTACCGGATAGCTCTTTCCTATCGCTCTGTGAAGGCTTTGGTTGAGATGCACAATTGGAAACAATTGTTGGAAAAAGATCAG CTTCGTATAGAGCAAAGGTTCGGTCGGGTATTCGCGGGCTGGAAAGAAGGAAGGATTTACTTTCCACCCACGTACAAGTACTCGTACAACTCCGACAGATACGCAGGCGACGACATGCACCCAAATGAGAAGCGGAGGACACCCGCATG GTGCGATCGGATTTTATGGTATGGCAGAGGCCTAAACCAACTATGTTACGTCCGCGGCGAGTCTAGATTCTCGGACCACAGGCCTGTATACAGCATTTTCACGGCGGAGGTTAAACTGCCGAGCCAGGCCCAGTTCGGCAGCTTCACTCGGTCCAGCTCCCTAATGGGGGTGGATGAACTGCCATATCCAACTTATCCACGCAGTTACACAGATATCAACTTTTACTGA
- the LOC109749086 gene encoding type IV inositol polyphosphate 5-phosphatase 7 isoform X1 has protein sequence MRDETPTKNRLSWSKTIVRKWFNIKTKAKDFHSDYGVEQVGMQWRTSFSERDVCKTKKSRTERLPRKNSDRDCRAGNGIDRAYITNTQDYRVFAGTWNVGGRSPSSHLNLEDWLHTSPAADIYVIGFQEIVPLNAGNVLLTEDNGPAKKWVSLVRKTLNNLDLQGSAGYNYHTPSPAPEPIAELNVDFERSSRRQKNSSFFHRRSFQSLGRSSRIDMMDPHSLVDRRFSVCDRISFGSRPSDVDTSMRCGGSSDDENMDEESPGGTFFSPMPCGYGAPLSTDDNNRRLVNSNRYCLVASKQMVGVFLMVWVRSDIREHVKNLKVSCVGRGLMGYLGNKGSISISMSLHQTSFCFVCTHLTSGQKDGDELRRNADVVEILRKTRFPHAHGARDEKWPETILDHDRIIWLGDLNYRIALSYRSVKALVEMHNWKQLLEKDQLRIEQRFGRVFAGWKEGRIYFPPTYKYSYNSDRYAGDDMHPNEKRRTPAWCDRILWYGRGLNQLCYVRGESRFSDHRPVYSIFTAEVKLPSQAQFGSFTRSSSLMGVDELPYPTYPRSYTDINFY, from the exons ATGAGAGATGAGACTCCAACCAAGAACAGG CTGTCCTGGTCCAAGACCATCGTTAGGAAGTGGTTCAACATCAAAACAAAGGCCAAGGACTTCCATTCGGATTATGGAGTCGAACAAG TGGGGATGCAGTGGAGGACCAGCTTCTCAGAGAGGGATGTATGCAAGACCAAGAAGAGCAGAACAG AGAGGTTGCCCAGGAAGAACTCCGATCGAGACTGTCGAGCAGGAAACGGGATCGACCGCGCCTACATCACAAACACGCAGGACTACAG GGTCTTTGCTGGTACATGGAATGTGGGAGGAAGGTCACCATCCAGTCATCTGAACCTGGAGGACTGGCTCCATACTTCTCCTGCTGCTGATATATACGTCATTGG GTTTCAGGAAATTGTTCCTTTGAATGCTGGCAACGTCCTGTTGACCGAAGACAACGGTCCAGCCAAAAAGTGGGTTTCTCTTGTGAGAAAGACGCTAAATAATCTAGATCTCCAGGGCTCTGCTGGGTACAACTACCATACCCCGTCGCCGGCTCCGGAACCTATCGCGGAGCTTAATGTTGATTTCGAGAGATCATCGAGGAGGCAAAAGAACTCTTCGTTCTTCCATCGGCGTTCATTTCAGTCCTTGGGTCGAAGCTCAAGAATTGACATGATGGATCCACACTCCCTAGTGGACCGACGGTTCAGTGTTTGTGACCGGATTAGCTTTGGGAGCAGGCCGAGCGATGTTGACACCAGTATGAGGTGCGGTGGGTCCTCTGATGATGAGAATATGGACGAGGAATCACCTGGTGGCACCTTCTTCTCACCAATGCCATGTGGATATGGTGCTCCACTATCAACAGATGACAATAACAGACGGTTGGTAAACTCCAA CAGGTATTGCTTAGTTGCTAGCAAGCAAATGGTTGGGGTTTTCCTAATGGTATGGGTGCGGAGTGACATAAGGGAGCATGTGAAGAACTTGAAGGTGTCATGTGTTGGAAGAGGCTTGATGGGATATCTTGGAAATAAG GGATCGATATCAATTAGCATGTCTCTGCATCAGACAAGCTTCTGCTTTGTTTGCACACACTTGACATCAGGTCAAAAAGATGGCGATGAACTTAGAAGAAATGCGGACGTGGTGGAAATATTGAGGAAAACCAGATTCCCACATGCTCATGGTGCACGCGACGAGAAGTGGCCAGAGACAATCCTTGACCATGA TCGAATAATATGGCTCGGGGATCTGAATTACCGGATAGCTCTTTCCTATCGCTCTGTGAAGGCTTTGGTTGAGATGCACAATTGGAAACAATTGTTGGAAAAAGATCAG CTTCGTATAGAGCAAAGGTTCGGTCGGGTATTCGCGGGCTGGAAAGAAGGAAGGATTTACTTTCCACCCACGTACAAGTACTCGTACAACTCCGACAGATACGCAGGCGACGACATGCACCCAAATGAGAAGCGGAGGACACCCGCATG GTGCGATCGGATTTTATGGTATGGCAGAGGCCTAAACCAACTATGTTACGTCCGCGGCGAGTCTAGATTCTCGGACCACAGGCCTGTATACAGCATTTTCACGGCGGAGGTTAAACTGCCGAGCCAGGCCCAGTTCGGCAGCTTCACTCGGTCCAGCTCCCTAATGGGGGTGGATGAACTGCCATATCCAACTTATCCACGCAGTTACACAGATATCAACTTTTACTGA